The DNA sequence GCAGCGGGAGGCGAGGATGGAGGGAAATGCGAAAAGAATGGAGCGGCGGGAGAAGTCGAAGTGGAAGCTGAAGCTGCTGATAATGGCGGGGGGGAGGGCAGAGGTGGGTGCCGTGTCGTGTGCCTGGCTGAGGATGACCTGTGGGCCAGGTCACCGACGGCGGCGATACAGAGgaagggcaaaaaggcgaaaaaaaaaatggagatGCGGGGGATCGAACCCCGTGCCTCTCGCATGCAAAGCGAGCGCTCTACCATTTGAGCTACATCCCCTTGTTGCAAATTTTGGTATATGGTTATTATATATTCCCATAAAACAAATGTAAACTAAAGCATAATAGTCCAGGGAACATCGTCACAAGTTTGCAGTTGCTTTCTACTATCATTGATTTCTCCgactacaataataataatgtcGTATATGTATGTAGGATCAGATGAAAATGATGCCATGGATATATAATATATGTCTTCTAACACAACTACAAAAACGATTTTCAAGCACATGATCATTTTTACTATAGAGGTGGCTCTTGATTCAGCTGCCTCCTATAAGTATAATGTCGATGTTGCTCAGGTAAGAACAAGATGTAATAtgtaatataaaaaaaatagtgcCTATTGGTCTTAATGGGCTTAGAGTAGAGAAAAAAGGGCCAAATTAAAGTCAGAACGAGAATATGAGATAGACAAATACCCTACCAGTTGAGCTATACCCCTCAATTCTGTTCAATTTGCCACTACAAATTATTTTAAAGTTGATTTAATCTTCGAAGataaattaaaaataatatTGGAGACAAATGTTGTACTAGTTTAGCTACATCCCCAATTTTGTGTAATTTACCACTACAGActattttaaattttatttgATCCTGAAAGATAGATTAATAAAAAAGTAATGATTGAAGATGCGAGGAGTTGAGCCatacaaactattttaaattttatttgATCCTAAAAGATAGattaataaaaaataatgaTTAGAGATGCGAGGAGTTGAACCCCGTACCTTTTTCACACATAGATAAACGCTCTACCGGTTGAGCTACATCCCTAATTTTGTGCAATTTAACACTACATGCAAACTCTTTTAATTTTATTTGATCCTAAAAAATAGATTAATAAAAAGTAATGATTGGAGATGCGAGGAGTTGAACCCCGTACCATTTTCAtgcatagataaatgctctaccAGTTGAGCTACATCCCTAGTTTTGTACAATTTACCACTACAAACTGTTTTAAATTTTATTTGATCATGAAAGATAGattaataaaaaataatgaTTAGAGATGCGAGGAGTTGAACCCCGTACCTTTTTCACGCATAGATAAACGCTCTACCAGTTGAGCTACATCCCCAATTTTGTGCAATTTAATACTACATACAAACTCTTTTAATTTTATTTGATCCTGAAAGATAGATTAATAAAAAAGTAATGATTGGAGATGCGAGGAGTTGAACCACATACCTTTTTCAtgcatagataaatgctctaccAGTTGAGCTACATCCCCAATTTTGTGCAATTTACTACTACAAACTGTTTTAAATTTTATTTGATCATGAAAGATAGATTAATAAAAAGTAATGATTAGAGATGCGAGGAGTTGAACCCCGTACCTTTTTCATGCATAGATAAATGTTCTACCAGTTTAGCTACATCCCCAATTTTAACAAATTTCCACTAcaaattattttaaattttaattgatcctagaagataaaattaataaaaatacaaaaaaatagaGATGTGAGGAGTTGAACCTAGTACCTTTTTCCTgcatagataaatgttctcctAGTCGAGCTACATTTCCCAATTTTGATCCATTTCCAATATAATTTCTTTAAAAATTATTTGATCTTGGAAGATAggttaataaaaaaacaataatTGGCCATACAAGGAGTCGAACCCTGTGCTATTTTCATGCAAAGATACACGCTCTACCAGTTGAGCTATATCCCCAAGTTTGATCAATTTTCACTACAAATTATTTAAAAGTTTATGTGGTCTTGGATGGTAGATtaataaaaaattataattGGTAACCAATTTCCACTACAAATTCTTTTAACTTTATTTAATCTTGAAAGATAGACTAATAGAAAATAATAATTGGAGATGCGAGGAGTTGAACCCTGTACCTTTTTCAtgcatagataaatgctctactAGTTGAGCTACATCCCCAATGTTGACCAATTTCCACTACAAATTCTTTTATAACATTATTTATTATTGAAAGatagactaataaaaaaataataattggaGATGCGAGGAACCTTTTACCTTTTTCAtgtatagataaatgctctactAGTTGAGCAACATCCCTAATTTTAACCAATTATCACTACAAATTGTTTTAAATTTTATTTGATTTTTAAAGATAGATTAATAAAAATAGTAATTGGAGATACGAGGAGTTAAACCCCATACGTTTTTCATGCATAGATAAATGCTGTACCAGTTGAGCTATATCCccctatttttttcattttgtcactacaaaattattttaaatttaatttagTCTTGGAAGATAGattaataaaaataatgatGGGAGAAGCGAGGTGAATCCCGTCCCTTTTTAACTGCATAGATAAATACAATGTGTTATATGGACAAGAAACTGAATGAAGAATTTTGACTCAGAACCCGAAATGCGCCAGCACTAAGAAACAACACTTTTCTTGGAAGAGCTCGCTGTAGAGTTTTCATGTATCATACTAAACAAAATGTACGCTTGACTGAAGTATTTTAAGGAAAACAAATAGTAAGAATCCCACGTCAACTAAAAACAGTAGCTAGGGGGGAAAAAATTGGGAACCTATCCCGTTTCCACAGGACACCCAGAGAACTCACACCCACACCAGGGAGTTGTTATTTCAGATTTTTATACGCTTTCGTATAAACGTCAAACGCAGGCAACCTGGAAGGAAGAATACTTCAGAGTTTATCTGATCTGGATTGTGAATTTGTGATCAGCACAGTGTCATCAAGAACAGTCACTACTGGTACAAAATAATCTTCTGCAAAACATGTGTTACGCACAAAACTCCACTGGTTCGAGTGTTGCAGAAAGCACCTGACATTGAACATTCTGTAATGTAACCCCAAGAAACATATATATtcaatcatttttttttctgttccGAATTAACTTGGTAATGGATTGATAATGCATAAATAACCCCACATTGCTATTACACATAGCTAATCAAGCACCTTGCTAGGTGGTGGTTGGAAGAATTGTACTGACCTTAGCTTTAATCTATCACCCGCGCTATAGTAGTCCTAGAGAATGGCATGTGCAAACCTTCaactgaacatataatatgattgGTTGATGTTTGCATAACTCTAAGGAAACACCGTGTAAATGCATTACCGACTAAATTCTAGCTTTTTTCTCGTGGAAATATACGTCACTACTAAATAAAATGTTTTTTTGCCAACGGCCCTTTCATTGCTGGTTTTATAAAAAACATTGGTGAAAACGGGGTGATGACTTTCACCACGGTTTATAACACGAGTTGTGAACGGATGGTGACAACCGGTGACACCATCTTTCCACCGGTGCTTCCTTAGAGTGACCGATAGGTGGGGCCCACTTGCCCGTGTTTCGTCCCACGATTGGTGCCAGCTAGACGATTCTTTTCTCCCATTGGCCACaaaccccctctctctctctccctcactcTTCCACTTTACTCTCCCTTTTTCTCTCTCAATCTCTCCTTGTAGGTAGGCCACCGTGGCCTCCGACATGGTGACCGAGGCGCGGAATGGTGCCCCCGGTGCGCGCAGCCTCCGGCGCAGTGGCCCAGGCTAAAAACATTATATGCTTATAAGGAAAGATCTGGGCAGCTTATAGACGCAAATCCTATCTTCTTTAGCCTAATAGCTTCAAATCCATGAAGCTTTGCAATTATTTCTTCGGCTCTTTATGTGACGGGGAAGGAAAAATCAGGTAAGAGAGAGAACCGTTTCTCAAAAAATTAAGAAACATTTTGAAACTATATAAGGACTAGCAAGTGACTTAAAGAGAATCAAATAATTGAAACTGAATGATCGAAAGGACTAAAactgatagatagatagatatagcAGAAAGACAGAATGTCATTGCATCAGTAGCTTGAAACTTACTTCAGGAGGAAATCAGTGCATCATTGTTTATATTCAATGTTTATATAAATTGTAGTAATAAACATGAAAAGGAACTAACAAATGGGAGAGGTTGGACTGAGGGCCACAATTCCAGTGTGGATTTTGATCATGACCGAGTTGTGCGTGTGCCAACTGCAGAAGGGCAGGGCAGTCATTCTCGGTGAAAGGAGCCCTTATTTCTTACAGCTCAAACCTCTTGAGCTTGGAAACTGAACTTCGCAGTCTTGGGCTTTGTATTTCTCGGACAAATACGTCCAAGATGTAGGTATGTAGTGGTATTCATGAAACATGAGCCCCCTTGACCTACAGCAAGAGAAAAATTAAGGCAGATCAATTAGAACATTAAAGTTATACAAACAATGAGAAAGCACAGATGAGTTAGCACATTATAGATTTGAAGTTACAAACAATTCATGTGACAGTTACTGATAAGTTCAAGAATGAACCTACCAGCAACGATGGCTGCAAAAGGTGAACAGTTGATCTGCTAGTGTGAAGGGCCGCACAGAGGGCCGTCATGGATGATGGATAGCGTTGACAATTTCTCGCAGGTGCTGCTGCTGACAGAGTACATAAGAAGAGGATAGAGACCATCAGAGCATAAATAAATGGCATCACTGCTGATGGAAGGCAGGTTGTTTGCAGACACAGAGAGGCAGCGGTCAAGGCCGAGGAACAGAGCTCGATCACCAAGGCTGCTCAACGGAGCAATCCCCCTCATCTGCTCAGCCGTGCCAACCTCAAACAAGGCAAACCGGCGAGGTCCATATCCCTGGCTGGATGGGATTGTCATGGGAAAAGTGGCGGAGAACAAGTAGCAGGCGCGCAGCAGACTCCACGAGGAACAAGGAATAGTTTTGAGGAAGGTCGAATCTTGGGATAGGAGCAATGTAACTGTAAGGGTCCAGGGATTGAGGATAGATCTGCAGAACCACCATCTTGCTTCTGATGACGCCATAGAGCCGGCCTTGGAAGGGGACGGCTGAGGCAAGCTGGAGGCTGTGGTGCACGACGGACCAGCACGGGGAGCCAGGCTCGGCGACGACCACACCCGCTGCGTTGAGGAACCAGACGACGACGGCGATGGAGTTCTGGGACATGCACACGGCGGCTCTCACCCAGGCGCGGGACAGCTGGTCCTTGACCATGGTCATGATGATGGGGCCGATGGGCGGGAGGTCGACGGCGACGCGGGTGAAGGGATGCAGGACGCGGACGGCGGTGGTTCCCTTGTTGAGCAGGATGAGGAGGCCGTCGGTGAAGCCGACGATGCGGTGGCCGCGGAGCTCCGGCAGGCGGACGCGGACGCACCTGCCGGTGGCGGTGCAGAGGAAGGCGACCGACCTCGCATGCGTCGGCCGCGGGCgcacgccgtcgccgtcgcataGCGCGACCCAGCCGCGCGGTCGAAGACGCGCGTCACGGAGGCTAGGGTCACGCGGACTGGCCGTGGAAGCACGCCA is a window from the Sorghum bicolor cultivar BTx623 chromosome 5, Sorghum_bicolor_NCBIv3, whole genome shotgun sequence genome containing:
- the LOC8083052 gene encoding uncharacterized protein LOC8083052, which encodes MLRDCASCRLSLPSDAGNSTFCDPLSDNQSPSIRKRKLRWILSAFNEVTRLGIAGGRLRRRRVKAPLLYGGLGVSGTKRKEAPIASLAACAARPFKCSSGAAAAAAAMEVRSDWASLPPELTELIAARVLAANMVDYMSMRAVCACWRASTASPRDPSLRDARLRPRGWVALCDGDGVRPRPTHARSVAFLCTATGRCVRVRLPELRGHRIVGFTDGLLILLNKGTTAVRVLHPFTRVAVDLPPIGPIIMTMVKDQLSRAWVRAAVCMSQNSIAVVVWFLNAAGVVVAEPGSPCWSVVHHSLQLASAVPFQGRLYGVIRSKMVVLQIYPQSLDPYSYIAPIPRFDLPQNYSLFLVESAARLLLVLRHFSHDNPIQPGIWTSPVCLV